Proteins encoded together in one Desulfosporosinus meridiei DSM 13257 window:
- a CDS encoding InlB B-repeat-containing protein: MRVFRKSVSLLMILALALTLFPLGNKAALAGTASAFRPFIPAQQWFFESPKAVAVDGSDIYVGTSAGDISPYQITKVSSTGELLESWGIQGSENGQIDELTDIAVDGDGNVYVADSGNNRVQKFSSAGDFIMMLESSGNAEYPMSPRGVAADSDGNIYVTYETDNRVEKFDSSGQVDSDWWNQAAGDYQFSQPTDIAVDKDGNVYVADTDMGRIVQFTSAGDLLLMFGEEDEDGEDQLIEPIGVAVDSSGNVYAVDAHTKQILKFNASGNLLLNWGGEGRDDDQFDDPCSIAVDSGDQIYVADSENNRIQKFASSGDFLKKWGRGGSADGEFSLPFGIARDSEGNIYVSDTTNNRIEKFDSTGAFVTTWGSFGKDNHQLDMPMGIVVDPDDNVYVADMNNNRIQKFDASGGYLATIESSEETDLSINKPMGLAADGSGIFVTELMNHRVQKFASSGASLGTLGGTDPGTGPGEFAAPGSVAVDSAGNIYVLDTQNSRVQKFREFSAEGFEREWGSFGSEDGQFINPNGIAVDSAGNVYVSDGGNYRIQKFSSSGEFLEKWGSPGVDAGQFLMPGSVMVDGNNSIYVVDSGNNRIQKLGGTAPIRYRVTFDSNGGSTVAAIGDIAANGTVTLPAAPTKAGFTFAGWYTDNGAFAHGFTSSTPVTGNITVYAKWTAVPAPSGFIPIIPNGQWFFDVPRAAAVDSSSNIYIVDSNRHQIKKLSSMGEILATWGSYGNENGQMNVPGHIALDSEDNVYVADTGNNRIQKFSSTGEYLMKFGSSGSGEGQFRNPKSVTVDSAGNIYVADTTNKRIQKFDSDGAFILEWETSPASGDYQLNQLTDIAVDIHDYVYVVDANDQRVHKFTSAGVYVGAIGGPGGTGDPLNLPLGLTVDQEGYIYVADALNYQIQKYSAEGEFLAKWGSQGVGNVQFGAPQDVATDSSGNVYVVDSGNKRIQKFDSSGSFLKKWGSNGSDQGEFNRPQGIAVDSEGNIYVADSNNHRIQKFNAAGAFMTTWGSFGTELGQFNSPKGIAVDSNGNVYVADVENDRVQKFDSMGGNPQGFGSTGTDEGEFKKPSGVAVDSDGNIYVVEAMNHRMQKFDSAFQPQYTWGGTGYGNGDGQFNSPSGVTVDSSGNIYVLDNNNNRVQKFDANGEFVLKWGSPGAGDSQFLFPHGIAVDSAGNVYVADTSANWIRKYTPEGTLLAKWGTRGNSAGQFDNPYGIAADSAGNVYVADTNNNRIQKLAPAYTVTFDSNGGSPVAAISNVTANATVTLPAAPTKEGYTFAGWYTDNGVFAQAFTAATPVTGNLTVYAKWTAASATHTVTFDSNGGSPVVAISNVTANATVTLPVAPTKEGYTFAGWYTDNGVFAQAFTASTPVTGSITVYAKWTAASATHTVTFNSNGGSPVAAISNVTANATVTLPAAPTKEGYTFAGWYTDNGVFAQAFTASTPVTADLTVYAKWTRNSSGGNDGGGGSGGSTSTPTPATVTGNVKNSSNGSTVANITAAVTRDSKNRLTLTMPADQLVVVKQPNGTTTPLIDDVSKVSIVGENGTALTVSAKGTLQVSGLAQGTDHTYTISYDFGKGQKINLGTLAIKIDKKGNVSELTVTLIDPYGILTDGATGEVIAGAQVTLYYADTARNKAADKTPGALVELPVLKDFEPNNNKNPQISDENGAYGFMVYPTTDYYLVAGKEGYEEYKSPTISVEQDLVKWDIQMIKASTGVNRLAGLNQVDTALAIAQATFPGKLNQVVLATADNYPDALAGSVLAYQLNAPILLVGSQEADQEKVMEYLNNSLNLTGEVYILGGTAVVSRDMEAKIQAGGFSRITRLAGIDRYETALKIAEHLGVKSGTPVILAYGESYPDALSVSSIAARMQSPIFLVPQDGLSGDIKEAIARIMPSKVYIIGGTAVVSPAVEAQAAELTSLDKTKIVRIGGQDAYETSLAVANYFNESGSSLCLATGNNFPDALTGSVYAAKHNAPIILVDSSLSNSFIEYIKTRKLRGMTLFGGTAVVNTGIEEQLRSLLEK; the protein is encoded by the coding sequence GTGAGAGTGTTTAGAAAATCAGTAAGTCTATTGATGATTTTGGCATTGGCCTTGACCCTGTTTCCTTTAGGGAATAAAGCAGCACTGGCGGGTACGGCATCAGCTTTCCGGCCGTTTATTCCCGCTCAGCAATGGTTTTTTGAGTCCCCGAAAGCCGTAGCTGTTGACGGCAGCGATATTTACGTCGGTACTTCTGCCGGCGATATTAGTCCCTACCAGATCACCAAAGTAAGCTCCACCGGCGAGCTTCTGGAGTCCTGGGGAATTCAGGGCAGTGAAAATGGTCAAATTGATGAATTAACGGACATCGCTGTAGACGGGGACGGCAATGTCTATGTTGCGGATTCGGGCAATAACCGAGTTCAGAAGTTCAGTTCAGCCGGTGATTTCATCATGATGCTGGAGAGCAGCGGAAATGCTGAATACCCTATGTCTCCCAGAGGGGTTGCGGCGGACAGTGATGGAAACATCTATGTCACCTATGAAACCGATAATCGGGTTGAAAAGTTTGATTCGTCAGGGCAAGTGGACAGTGATTGGTGGAATCAGGCCGCTGGAGATTATCAATTCAGCCAGCCAACGGACATCGCTGTGGACAAGGACGGCAATGTTTATGTTGCGGATACCGACATGGGTCGAATCGTCCAATTTACTTCAGCCGGCGATCTTTTGCTGATGTTTGGCGAAGAAGATGAAGATGGAGAAGACCAGCTTATTGAGCCGATAGGTGTTGCGGTGGACAGCAGCGGAAATGTATATGCAGTGGATGCTCATACTAAGCAAATTCTGAAATTCAATGCTTCAGGCAATCTGCTATTGAACTGGGGAGGCGAAGGCCGGGATGATGACCAGTTTGACGATCCCTGCAGTATTGCGGTGGATAGTGGGGATCAGATTTATGTTGCGGATAGTGAGAACAACCGAATTCAAAAATTTGCTTCATCAGGCGACTTCCTGAAAAAATGGGGCAGGGGCGGCAGCGCTGACGGCGAATTTTCACTGCCCTTTGGAATCGCCAGGGACAGTGAGGGCAATATCTATGTTTCCGATACGACTAATAACCGGATCGAGAAATTTGATTCTACAGGTGCGTTTGTGACAACCTGGGGCAGCTTCGGCAAGGATAATCACCAGTTAGATATGCCCATGGGTATTGTGGTGGATCCAGACGACAATGTCTATGTTGCCGATATGAATAATAACAGAATTCAGAAGTTTGATGCTTCAGGCGGTTACTTAGCAACCATTGAGAGCTCGGAAGAAACGGACTTGAGCATCAATAAGCCAATGGGTTTGGCGGCGGATGGCAGCGGTATTTTTGTCACTGAGCTGATGAACCATCGGGTGCAAAAATTCGCTTCTTCAGGCGCTTCCCTGGGGACCCTGGGAGGGACCGATCCCGGTACCGGCCCCGGCGAGTTTGCCGCTCCCGGCAGTGTAGCTGTGGACAGTGCTGGCAATATCTATGTGCTTGATACCCAAAACAGCCGGGTCCAGAAGTTCAGGGAGTTTAGTGCTGAAGGTTTTGAGAGAGAGTGGGGGAGCTTTGGCAGCGAGGACGGCCAGTTTATAAACCCCAATGGCATTGCCGTGGACAGTGCGGGCAATGTCTATGTTTCCGATGGCGGTAACTATCGGATACAAAAGTTCAGTTCCTCAGGGGAATTCCTTGAAAAATGGGGCAGCCCTGGAGTTGATGCCGGCCAGTTTCTTATGCCAGGTTCTGTAATGGTTGACGGCAATAATAGCATTTATGTTGTGGACAGCGGCAACAACCGAATTCAAAAGCTGGGGGGAACGGCTCCAATCCGGTATAGGGTGACCTTCGACAGCAATGGCGGCAGTACCGTTGCAGCAATCGGTGATATTGCGGCCAATGGAACAGTAACCTTGCCCGCAGCGCCAACGAAGGCAGGCTTCACCTTTGCCGGCTGGTACACCGACAATGGAGCATTTGCCCATGGGTTTACCTCATCGACTCCGGTAACCGGAAATATAACGGTTTATGCAAAATGGACGGCGGTTCCGGCACCCAGCGGCTTTATACCGATCATTCCCAACGGACAATGGTTCTTTGACGTTCCAAGAGCTGCAGCGGTGGATAGCAGCAGCAATATCTATATTGTCGATTCCAATCGGCATCAGATCAAGAAATTAAGTTCGATGGGGGAAATTCTGGCCACATGGGGCAGCTATGGCAATGAAAATGGCCAGATGAATGTTCCGGGTCATATTGCCCTGGACAGTGAAGACAATGTCTATGTCGCTGATACGGGGAATAATCGGATACAAAAGTTCAGTTCCACAGGGGAATACTTGATGAAGTTTGGCAGCAGCGGCAGCGGTGAGGGACAATTTAGGAATCCCAAAAGTGTGACCGTGGACAGCGCCGGGAATATCTATGTTGCAGATACTACGAACAAGCGGATTCAAAAATTTGATTCCGATGGTGCTTTTATTCTGGAATGGGAGACTAGTCCGGCCAGTGGAGATTACCAGCTTAATCAGTTAACCGATATTGCGGTGGATATCCACGACTATGTCTATGTGGTTGATGCCAACGACCAACGGGTGCATAAATTTACCTCTGCCGGCGTTTATGTAGGGGCAATCGGGGGACCGGGCGGTACCGGCGACCCACTGAACCTTCCGCTGGGTTTGACCGTGGATCAAGAGGGATACATCTATGTTGCCGATGCACTTAACTACCAGATTCAAAAGTACAGTGCGGAAGGGGAGTTTCTGGCTAAGTGGGGAAGTCAGGGGGTGGGGAATGTTCAGTTTGGCGCCCCGCAAGATGTTGCGACAGACAGCAGCGGTAATGTTTATGTGGTGGATAGCGGGAATAAGCGGATTCAAAAATTTGACTCATCAGGCAGCTTCCTGAAGAAGTGGGGAAGCAACGGTTCGGATCAAGGGGAATTCAATCGTCCGCAAGGAATTGCTGTGGACAGTGAGGGCAATATCTATGTCGCGGACAGTAATAATCACAGGATTCAAAAATTCAATGCCGCGGGTGCGTTTATGACAACCTGGGGGAGCTTCGGCACTGAGCTGGGTCAGTTTAACTCGCCTAAGGGAATCGCCGTGGACAGTAACGGCAATGTTTACGTTGCCGACGTCGAAAACGATCGCGTTCAGAAGTTTGACTCGATGGGGGGAAATCCGCAAGGGTTTGGCAGCACCGGTACAGACGAAGGAGAATTTAAAAAGCCATCAGGAGTCGCGGTGGATAGTGACGGCAACATATATGTGGTTGAAGCCATGAATCATCGGATGCAGAAGTTCGATTCTGCATTCCAGCCCCAATATACGTGGGGGGGAACCGGTTACGGCAATGGTGATGGTCAGTTTAACAGCCCAAGTGGTGTAACCGTTGACAGCAGCGGCAATATCTATGTGCTTGATAACAATAACAATCGGGTGCAAAAGTTTGATGCCAATGGCGAATTTGTCTTAAAGTGGGGGAGTCCGGGAGCCGGTGACAGCCAGTTTTTATTCCCCCATGGAATTGCCGTAGACAGTGCCGGCAATGTTTATGTTGCAGACACCAGCGCCAATTGGATTAGAAAGTACACTCCTGAAGGTACTTTGTTGGCAAAATGGGGAACCCGCGGGAACAGTGCCGGTCAGTTTGACAATCCGTATGGCATAGCGGCGGATAGTGCCGGCAACGTTTATGTGGCCGATACCAATAACAATAGAATTCAAAAACTGGCACCCGCCTACACTGTGACCTTTGACAGCAACGGAGGCAGTCCGGTTGCAGCAATCAGCAATGTGACAGCCAACGCCACAGTAACCTTACCGGCAGCTCCAACCAAAGAAGGCTACACTTTTGCCGGCTGGTACACAGATAATGGAGTCTTCGCTCAGGCCTTTACGGCAGCGACACCGGTGACAGGCAATCTAACAGTCTATGCCAAGTGGACGGCGGCTTCGGCAACCCATACGGTGACTTTTGACAGCAACGGAGGCAGCCCGGTTGTAGCAATCAGCAATGTGACCGCTAACGCCACAGTAACCTTACCAGTGGCTCCAACCAAAGAAGGCTACACTTTTGCCGGCTGGTACACAGATAATGGAGTCTTCGCTCAGGCCTTTACGGCATCGACACCGGTGACAGGCAGTATAACAGTCTATGCCAAGTGGACGGCGGCTTCGGCAACCCATACGGTGACCTTCAACAGCAACGGCGGCAGTCCAGTTGCAGCAATCAGCAATGTGACAGCCAACGCCACAGTAACCTTACCGGCAGCTCCAACCAAAGAAGGCTACACTTTTGCCGGCTGGTACACAGATAATGGAGTCTTCGCTCAGGCCTTTACGGCATCGACTCCAGTGACAGCAGACCTGACAGTCTATGCGAAATGGACACGGAATTCATCGGGCGGTAACGATGGCGGCGGTGGCAGCGGCGGCTCCACCTCAACCCCCACCCCTGCCACTGTTACCGGAAACGTTAAAAATAGCAGTAACGGCAGCACCGTAGCCAATATAACCGCTGCGGTTACCCGGGACAGCAAAAACCGGCTGACCCTTACCATGCCGGCAGACCAGCTCGTCGTTGTCAAACAGCCCAATGGCACAACCACTCCCTTAATCGATGATGTGTCTAAGGTTTCAATTGTCGGCGAAAATGGGACTGCCCTCACCGTCTCGGCCAAGGGTACCCTTCAGGTCTCCGGCCTGGCACAGGGCACAGACCACACCTATACGATCAGTTATGATTTTGGGAAGGGCCAGAAAATTAACCTGGGCACTCTGGCCATAAAAATTGACAAAAAGGGCAATGTGTCGGAGCTTACCGTCACCTTGATTGACCCCTATGGCATTCTCACAGACGGAGCAACCGGCGAAGTGATTGCCGGAGCCCAGGTGACCCTTTACTATGCGGATACCGCCAGAAATAAAGCTGCAGACAAAACCCCGGGAGCCCTGGTGGAGCTTCCTGTTCTGAAAGATTTTGAGCCCAACAACAACAAAAATCCTCAGATCAGTGATGAGAACGGAGCCTATGGGTTCATGGTTTACCCCACCACGGATTACTACCTGGTGGCCGGCAAAGAGGGGTATGAAGAGTATAAGAGTCCCACCATCAGCGTAGAACAAGACCTCGTCAAATGGGATATTCAAATGATAAAAGCCAGCACAGGAGTCAACCGGTTAGCCGGCTTAAATCAAGTGGATACGGCCTTGGCAATTGCCCAAGCAACCTTCCCCGGGAAACTGAACCAGGTTGTCTTAGCCACTGCGGATAATTATCCGGATGCCTTAGCAGGAAGCGTTCTGGCCTACCAATTGAATGCGCCCATACTCTTAGTGGGAAGTCAAGAAGCTGACCAAGAGAAGGTCATGGAGTACCTTAATAACAGTTTAAATCTAACAGGAGAAGTCTATATCCTGGGAGGTACAGCGGTGGTCAGCAGGGATATGGAAGCCAAAATCCAGGCCGGGGGTTTCAGCCGTATCACCCGTCTCGCCGGAATAGA